Within the Thermosynechococcaceae cyanobacterium Okahandja genome, the region AGCAGTCGTAACCCCCCTCTGGAAAGAAGATGCCCAGCGGCAGCTACAGGCGCAACTCAATCAAATTGACATTCAAATTCAGCAACTCGACTTGCAGCTTCAACAAGTGGTGGGTGAACTGCGCAAAAGCAGTGACCCTGAGGATTTAGTGAAAGCCCGCATTCAAGACGTGCAGGGACAAGCCAATAATCAAAAGGCGCAACTGTTGCAGCAGAAAAACGCCATTTTGCAACAACTGGATCAAGTCCAACGCCTTGAAGAGGGGGAAGAAGTGGATCAAGGGCAGGTCGATAACTTCTTCTACGTCACCAAAGGGGACAACCTGATCCAAAAAATGCAGGTGGAAATCCTGATGCGCGATGGTGTCATCGAAGACATTCGCGGCACCCTCTAGCCCCATCCCTACCAATTGTTTCATTTACCTCCCATCACTGCCAAGGAACGAAGGATACAGCCGCTATGATTCGTGAACTGTTTATGCCCGCCCTCAGCTCCACTATGACGGAAGGCAAAATTGTCTCTT harbors:
- a CDS encoding YlqD family protein, translating into MDTKLLLRRQISVKAVVTPLWKEDAQRQLQAQLNQIDIQIQQLDLQLQQVVGELRKSSDPEDLVKARIQDVQGQANNQKAQLLQQKNAILQQLDQVQRLEEGEEVDQGQVDNFFYVTKGDNLIQKMQVEILMRDGVIEDIRGTL